The DNA region attaataatatttaataataatacatggtttattaaaaacaaaagtgtGACCAAAATAAAATGGCCAATTGCTTGAGTTCACATATCAGTAAAAAAACATGttgagaaacaaaaacaaaagatgatcaataaaacaagtccTAAAGTCTAATAAAATTCAAAGTACAATTATTTAAAGTTAAAAtgcgtatgtatatatatatatatatctgcttATCCTCTACAGTGGCAATGTATTCCACCTGTTATATTCCTGGTGTACCGGACAGTATTTGGTTTATACATGTTAGGTTGGTTCCTCTATTACATACCAGTGATGCTGGGTGTTCACAAAGAACTGTTCCTCCTCTACATGTCCATCATTGCCAATATCTTACTGGTCACTTACTTCATCACAGCAGCAATTACGTCATGGCGATATTTTCTCACCTTGGAAAGGAGGGTATCAAGGAGACTCTCAGGTacatacaactgctgacatcagtcCATGGACGAATAGatcctgttacaaacagggaaagtaatgaaattaattagattaataaaacttggcacagcatgttggaagtacagagacttgtattacattccatggtttgataagaacagttctATATGACCTccttacataatagttcacattcacaaacaaatttccagtttccCTGacacttcatgtacacataaagaggccataaaactattcttatcaaatcatggtgtgtaatacaagtctctgtatttccaacatgctgagccaagtgttattaatccaattcagttgtttactttccctgtttgcaacaggttccatttgtctaTGGTCTGATATCGGCAGTTGTACTCTGACCATACTTTGAGTTGTTGGGGGTTTTTTTGCTTGAagtagtttttttaccaaaatgaaacACTCCTTACTTATTCCCACCAAACTTTGCTGTATTTGTGAAGACAAAGAGACTGTTTTAAATGTgatgttatcaaatattttccCCTATACCCTTGTGAGAAAATCTTCAAAATTgtcaaacacatgtcaagtgcagaaGTAGGGTTtctttacaatatttcaaaaatgagGAAGTTACTAAAATGTTATCTTGTAACccaaaatcatatgtaaattgatagcagtaatcaatacaacaGTATTGAAGGCAAGAAATAAACCTGACTAGAATCTTCAAATCTTGAACTTTATTTAACCATATAACTTATAAGGATGAGcattgaatatttattacatgtactcattacattacaaaaagcttaaaaatgtataaaaagtttataattgtacgtacaaatgtgtaaaatctttgttattgtgcgtacgataacaaatattttacacatttattaattatttcacATTTACCAAGTTATAAACACatacttggtctatgttgtttcacattgatttctcacTAGGAAGccatgttttataaattaaaaatccaaaataaataccccaattctCTGATCCATATGACCCCTTTAATTAAGTATCTCGATCTCGTCTTTTTCCCCAGGTGATATCGAAGTTAGTACAGCTCAAAAGACTAGAAAATTACCACGGTATTTCAAACTGTTGTGGCTACTTTATACTCTTGCCTGTATGACAACATTTGTGGCTGCAGTCGTGAACTGGGCCTTACTTTACCGTGCTAGTAGATTCCCTAGTTTTGTCAACTTTCAACTACATGGTGTGAATGCCCTTTTCATATTGATTGAGATCATGCTGAACGCAATACCAGTGCGATTTGGACACTGTATTTACTCGTATCTACTGGCCGTGGTGTACACAGTAGCACTTGTTATATTTTGGGCTGCTGGTGGGCAAAATAATCGCGATGGCGGCAACTATGTTTATCACATACTTGATTTTGGAAAATCACCAGTTATGGCTTCGGTTTCTGTTGTCGGTTGCTTTTTCCTGAATCTTGTGTTATACACTTTGTTATGGGGAACTTACAAGTTGAAACGTTACCTCAGTCATCGTGACTTCGAACCATGTTCGTGTTGTTCACGTGGTCACCAAACCACAACAGACGTACAACTCAATGACAGCACTACCACGGCCCAATCATCGATGACTGGTTTGAATAACGATGGCAGTTCTGTGAATTGAATCAGATAAACTTACCAAACTCTACAAACCAGGAACTACTCCTTTTGGAAAGAAAGGTCTGATGGGAGAGAAGGAAGCGATGttcaatgaaattttttttccttACCTTGCCAATGTGTATAATCATAGggaattatgaaatatatatcaaatatatcactATATATCCTTTTTAACTCAGTTTGCATAATAAACCTTCACGTAAtactaaaaatattttgttgggTCTGTTTTTTTTCCAATGAAATGCACAATGATGCATTTTGATATCAACTACAGTTTTTACTGCTGTGGTTTGCTGTAAACTGTGTATTAGTGTTGTTGGTCAGGGGGGAATGTCACctgtgttgttggtggtggtgggaatGTAACCTGTGTGGTGTTTAtggtgatgggggggggggatgtaaCCTGTGTGGTGGTTGATGGTGATGGGGGGGAGAGGGTGTAACCTGTGTTGTTGATGGTGATGCTGGTGGGAATGTAACCCGTGTGTTGTGGATGGTCATGGTGTGGTGGTGATGGGGGAATGTAAGCTGTGTGTTGTCGATGGTCATGGTGGAGGAGTGTAAGCTGTGTGTTTGTTGGTGAGGGTGTAAGCTGtgtttgttggtggtggtgggagtGGTAGAGTGTGTAGTGTGTTGTTAGTGGGGTGTAAGCTGTGTGGGGGTGGTAGAAAAGTGTAAGCTGTGTGTTGTTGGTGGTGGGTTATGTAAGCTGTGTGTTGCTGATGGTGACATCAAtgaagtgatgatgatgatgatgagagtgAAAATGATTTTGGTCATGCGATTGTAGTGATTCCTGAGGGCTGTAGGGATTCTCTCTAAGAATTTGGCACAAAATCAATAAAAGAGAAATTTCTTTGTGGATGGTTGGGGTGGGgaaaattgatcattcataCATAAGATTAAACACATCATGGACTTGACATCTTTATAAGAAACAACAGCAATGGAATAGAAATATATTCATTTGAGAGTAAAAGATTATGTTTCACTTACACACCATTCCTGCCACGCACAATGTTCAAGTGATTAGACATTAACATTCACAATGTTCAAGTGATTAGACATTAACATTCACAATGTTAAAAGCAGGACACCACATTCCATGCAGATATCatcctaaataaatacccacAAAGAgtcacttttctttttttaataatatCTATTCTAGCATGGTCATTCATAGTTTCTACAACACAGTGCTGGCCTATTTTGGTTCAGGAAAAACAGGTGACCAGGAAGAACAATCAGTGCACAGAAGTAATTACATAATCATTGTTCTGGCTGACTtctcatattttgtatataaacattattatttcgGTTCATCTTTGGCAACCCAAGGAATGCTGAAAAATAGATTTCCAAGTTGCCATATTTTTGCTGATTTTTCATCCAGTGcacaaaatgttacatgttaaGAACACATTTTCTATTTAATTTAGGGGATGATAAACATACTTTGGGAAGAATGTGACAACAATTTCATAAGCAGTTGACTGACATTTCACTATCATTCAtaatcaaaaacaaattaacatgaCTTTTAGGACACAGTTCaagggtgaacaaatcattttgtgaactgatggtccccggaccagtgccttaaaaaatccagtggtcctgctgaaagaattagtggtcccaggtctcgctaatgtgaaacattaaatcttacctatgaatctgtatattcagatgactttttaacatggTTATTAAaagtaaggtactggtctgacggaccagacaaggtaaaatttgtgtggtctgcCCCAAAAAATCACTAGTcgcggacccaggaccagtgtcACCCCTGCAGTTTTTGTCATGGGCtgttacatgtaacagctacaatctacccgagttccccaaccaatcaaatcactTTACCAGGGCTCCCCACCAAAATGATGATACAATACATGTGGAACCAGCTTTTCCCTCTCGATTACAGGGATTGccaaccaaaattatggtacaatgtatgcaaaaacTAGATTTCACCTCTCAATTACAGGGATTCCCAacccttagcaaaaatactACACTATGTGCACCAACTACAACTTCCAAATGTCTGGATTCACTGATAAACTACTCCAGCTTGTTGAAATTTATGAATAAATCTAATGTAAAAGGAGAAAAGTTTTCATGTCAGTTGTAAAATTCACAAGTCAATGACAGTCCACTTTGTTCAAATGAGTCAAAACCCTGTTTTCAAGCATGCTTCCTTCTCATCATGAGGTCCTCTTGTTTTCCAAGTAAATTTTCTGCACAGCTGATGATCTGTTACTTAAATCAGTAGCAAACCAGAGTTTGTCCGcacaatttaaaacaattttaagaATAGGTCCATCACGTGCTGTAGCTGTTTTGTATGAAAAAATCCTGTTCCGGTACATGTTGTTGTCTTCATACCATTGCTCTGTTGATTCGTTGCAAGACGGTCTTATAAACTGATATTGTTTTTCCAACACAAAAAGTCAAAGGTATTGTTACCACAAAGCAACCATAGATAGAGACACATAATAAATACTGTGATTTGAGAAAGATTATCAACTTGTTTGCAGTTGTGGGGGAGAATCTGGTCTTGATTTTTTAGCTGGTGGTTCGTCTGTACTATCCCGTGTATCTTGTGAGTCCTGTAACATATAAAAGTTGAGATATAAAATTCTAAACAATGAATAATTTCATTGGTGATGAATTCCGATGATTCAAATGAATTAACTGTTAAAATAACAAGGAGAATTTTGACATTTCCCTGTTAAAACCAAGGCTGATGAATTCATATATTGAAATTCATAACTGCTGCATGTCTGTTAATGTGTCACATCTTTACCTGACCAGACATTGATCTCTTAGCAAAACTGACATAATggagaacacacacacacacacacacgcacacagacatGTGAACTTGCTGTATTTTCTGCAGCAGTTTGACTGTCTTCTGGTGTCATGTTTGCCTGACCACACATTCATCTCTTAGCAAAACTATGACGTAATGgagagcacacacacacacacacaatgtgaaCTTACTGTATTTTGTGCAGCAGTTTGACTGTCTTCTGTTCCTGTTGACGCTGGTAATGATTGTTCATCATTAGTTGTATCATTTAAACGTGATGATGGTGACTGCTCTACACTCTTTTGTGTATCTTCTTTGCCTGCAAATCATacaaattgaataattactgtgAACCAATGTATTTTGGCTCTATACTAACATTTAGGAAACAACGTTATTCTTGTAACATTCGATAATCTAGCTTTTTGTTTCTGCTAAATAACTCTTGATTTAGCCAATCTCCTGTGGTTACAATGGCAGCCATGTTGTTTTTGGTGTACATATTCATGTGCAGCAAAATGTTTGTCTTGTGTCTGTAACAACAAAGCAATACTGAATTTCAGAAATATCAAGATTGTCGAGGCTTCTGTAATACAAGTAGATTTATCTGATTAGAAGTTAGTACAGATAGTAATCATCAAATATCGTTACTGACCGTCATCGTTATAACTTGTACTggtgtcatcattttcatcgCTGTAGTTAGAATCAAAGGTGGACTCGTCATTGCTCATTGCCGACACTGGTGCTGTCAGAGAATGAAAGGAATTATCAACAACTTTATACTGTACAATAGTCATTACAGATACTGTGAAAAGTATTCAAGCTTAATCTTTACAAaccagatatgggttttgcagaccaaGGTTGTGTATTGCATTAGGGCCCAACCTTGGTACTAACTATGcaggtccacaaaacccatatcagCCTGtgaaggttttatcatatactaAACGGAGCATTAAATACTtaagaaaatatcattttgctTACTTTTGGAGAAAATTATGATTCAACAATTTGGTCAAAGTGTGCCTGGGCATGACACGACAAATTATTGCATGAATGTTGAGGGTACTGTCACCCACTGAATTACAATAACTTAGTTTTTGTACTTAGAATTGTACCAAAGTCATGTAATTTAACTAGCCTAGAGTTGGAATCTGCACAAGTCAAGGAATGCATAACTTACAGTTTTGGTACTTAGCCTCCTACAAGAGTAAACTAACAAGTAACTTACTAAGTCTTGAATTGGAATCCTCATTTAATAATGCCACTATATCTCTGTGCCTAGGCTGGGATGGATGTTTTGATGCAGTTGTTTGTGAGGCAGTCTGTTCACTACTCTGGCCTGCATCAGATTCTGTCAAAGATGAAAAAATGTAAAGATATGACTTGAAGCACTTGTAAGGTTCATGCTGATTGGTTAGAAGACAATGGATAACAAACTacataactacatacatgtgtaaattTATTTGTGTGAAATTATTACACTAAAGTTACGAGTGAGTTGGTATTTTTGAAGAGACTGATTCTCTAGTAAAATTGACATTACTCAGATAACAAACTGAGATTCATCTTATAATATAAATGCAGTGCTTTGCTAACCTAACTGATTTCAAAAATCAAAGAAACTGTACATATTGAGACAGGTGTAGTCAGGGTCCAGTATAGTCTGTCCAGTGTTAATCATATTTTAGTTACCACGATTTTTCATCAAATCATTTCTAACACCTCATTTCCATGCtatcatgtacatttctgtcaACTGGAATGACTATATTTGAAAGTTTatacatagactactacacaGTTTCTCAGCTAACAAATTATAATGTGGTAGTCTGATAGAGAAATGCAAATCAATACAAAAAATTGTAGTTGAAACTGTTCACTTGGCTAAGTCTGATTAAGTATGGACGTTAAATTCAAACCTTACCGTCGTACATATGAAAACATGTTACAGTGTATGCCAATATTGTGCTACACTAGCAAGTTACTTGTCAGCAATGAATGACTAGCATGGTTTGTAATTTTAAACTTTATGAATTCAAACTCTAACTGTATTTTCATACCCTGAGAGTTTGATGTACCAGAGTTCTGGCCTGAATTTTcttgatgtgactgtggttgctgtggttgttgttgttgttgttgtttttcctgtttttgtttttgttcttgtccttgctgctgctgttgttgttgttgctgctgctgctgttctGTTTGTTGCTGTTGTTCTGACTGAGTACCAtcttcattttctttatttttctcaTTACCCTTTTTCTTATCTTCAGCAATAGGTACCCATTTGTAAATTCGAAGCGAAGAATCACCAACTGTCACCCATTTCTTTTCCCTGCAAGAAGAGCATTATTACTGTCAACTGCCATGTCTTAGGGGTTAGATCAACAGTtcaatcaatctgattaaaatccgatgtggtgaaagcggctagatgtccttatttacctctattcatcgtgttgtgatgtttgttttgttcggagtgatcgccgccttcccacgtgggaaggcggcgatcactccgaacaaaacaaacgtcacaacacgatgaatagaggtaaataaggacatctagccgctttcaccacatcggattttaatcagattgcagttcaatgtacaataaataaaattaatttggggtgtttttttaaaaaaaccatTGTGGTTCTTATCCTATgaaatgattttacttttaatggaatctgttttgtacccctacagatatttctaacaaatatcacaaatcgaaaaatggaagaattttcaccaTGACACAAATTACATGTTGGGAATGagggctttgtattcatagtaagtctacatatacatactaatttcaaattgattgcATCTTTCTACCAGTCCAGGGCCCTGGGGTTTATTTCTTTGTGCACAAAAAATTGCAAGTTGGGAAAACAGGATTACGTTAGaaggagtggggggggggggtctgaggcctcACTAAAAGACTTTAGTTTTTTATCGTACTTCACACTTTCAAAACAATCAAAACTGAAATTTCAGTAGTGGTAACAGATCGAGACGGAACAGCCTACGTTTACCAGAGGGGGTGATGACACAAGCTTACAATGCGTTGTATATCGGATTTCCACCTGTCAGCTGACAATGCGAGTATACAGATGAATGAATAGAATATATCGTCCCGGCACATGTACAACGCCAGTGTTTTTGTTTCACATGTTACGTGTCGGCCAGTTCGTAGCAAAATTATGaagaaatgtacatgatattCTAGAAAAAAGACAAGTTAAAACCACACCGCTGAATATATTAAAAATGGCGGAAATTTCATCGAGTACAACCAAGGCCTCAGCTCAGTTACTAAAACATTCTCCCAATCTCCATTGGCTAGTCCTTTCTAAATTGTGTACTTGTGAACAGAACTTACGATATgtattattgataaaatatcgTTAAATGTCACAGGAAATTCATTTTAACCGcgattttattgaaatattgacaaaaGAAAATGTCAGCACAGAGCCGCGGCGACATCGGTTAACACTTTCAAACGAAAACAATTCAAGTTTCATACTTACCACTTCCGTACTTTATCAATTGCTTGCATAACACGTTTGATTTCATCTTTCGCTCTGCTGCGGGTCTCAGCTCGAGCGGATCGCGCTGAACTATAGCTCATCATCTTGTTAACTTGATTGCTTCCTCGGTCTACTAACGTAAATCcctttgttgtatttattttcagtacCACGATGCGAAGTCAAAATGTGAAGTATAACTCCCAATATTAACAAATCTTTTTaaaacagtaataataatattagaaGATGAACAATAATCTAATGAGGAATGTTCAAGCTCTTCTCTCTTTTTATTGTAGAAGACAAGCGCT from Glandiceps talaboti chromosome 18, keGlaTala1.1, whole genome shotgun sequence includes:
- the LOC144449446 gene encoding protein rolling stone-like, coding for MSRCCRPGSCSGLGFEYHDAARFAFSEWQCIPPVIFLVYRTVFGLYMLGWFLYYIPVMLGVHKELFLLYMSIIANILLVTYFITAAITSWRYFLTLERRVSRRLSGDIEVSTAQKTRKLPRYFKLLWLLYTLACMTTFVAAVVNWALLYRASRFPSFVNFQLHGVNALFILIEIMLNAIPVRFGHCIYSYLLAVVYTVALVIFWAAGGQNNRDGGNYVYHILDFGKSPVMASVSVVGCFFLNLVLYTLLWGTYKLKRYLSHRDFEPCSCCSRGHQTTTDVQLNDSTTTAQSSMTGLNNDGSSVN
- the LOC144449383 gene encoding uncharacterized protein LOC144449383 translates to MMSYSSARSARAETRSRAKDEIKRVMQAIDKVRKWEKKWVTVGDSSLRIYKWVPIAEDKKKGNEKNKENEDGTQSEQQQQTEQQQQQQQQQQQQGQEQKQKQEKQQQQQQPQQPQSHQENSGQSSEQTASQTTASKHPSQPRHRDIVALLNEDSNSRLTPVSAMSNDESTFDSNYSDENDDTSTSYNDDGKEDTQKSVEQSPSSRLNDTTNDEQSLPASTGTEDSQTAAQNTDSQDTRDSTDEPPAKKSRPDSPPQLQTS